Genomic window (Phalacrocorax carbo chromosome 11, bPhaCar2.1, whole genome shotgun sequence):
CTGAAACAAGCAGGTACATGAAACTAGTGAAACCCCCTCCAACGTTTCATTCAACAGCTATTCACCCACCATTTTGCCTCTAGAGAACAGGGTTCTGCAGCTGTCTAACATCAGTAGTACAAGGCCATGAAAAATGAGCAGCGAAGAGCTCTCAGCAAGGGCTGAGAAGAAAGGCTGTGGTCCCGCCTAAGGTCAGTAAGCTGGCACAAACCTTACACCACTGATGGCTGCATAACGAGCCCGAGTTCAGGCAGCAACGTCCGTTAACACAGCAAGTGGTCCCAAAGCAACAGGTGGCAAACAGCAGTTGCTTCATCGCTGCTCCGCAGCGGCCTTTATCAGCTGCTTGTAAATGATTAGACCCATTTCCAACATTTACTTTTACTGCCAGTCACCTTGTTTGACTACAGTAATTCAGGTTCCAAGTTCAACTGCGGTCACAAAGCAACTGTGTCATTTCTATCAGCCCGAGGAGATCCAGGCTTCTCATCTGGGTTACGCAGGCTGTGCAAACACATCCCAAAGAGCAGCAAACTGAACACCCTTGAGCTACACAAACTTGCACCGTGTTTGTAAAGGCTGTTAGAGGACAGGGGTTGTTAGAGACTTTTGCCTGCAAAATGTCATTTCACCTCAACTTCCTGAGGACAGGGGTCACTGTGAAGAAAGACAGGGCAGGAGACTCCTGAGATTTGCTCCACATTGTCACAGAAAAAGGACCTAAAGCCCCTACTGATCTGGGCTGAGCTCAGTCAGCAGCAGAATAATGACAAGCTCTACATGCTGTTATAAACTCCCACCGCAGGCACGGCAGTACGTCAGCAATGCTACAGTAATGTGATTTTCCATGTGTGCAATGGGCTGTGATGGGTACGCTGCACATCCGTGCCTTCCTTCAGGCCTGGCCAAACAAAGTCCCTGCAGCACAGGTTAACGGTATCTTGGTGCACTGATGAAAGCACGAGAGATTCACAACCAGGGTAGGACAGCAGACGGCCTCTGGATGGCGGTGGAACAACTTCGCTCCACCTCCTAAAAGCTCACTGACCAGTGGTTCTCCTTCCTGACCAGGTTTTCTTCTCCATAGCCCAGAGGCATGTGGAAGAACCTGCATGGAGTTTCATGGGGGGCAAAGAGGACAAGCGAGGAGTCACTAAACCCCACAGCCTTTGTTTTCACCGGTAAAGTCTCTGCATTTATACAGCTTCTTGCCTTCAAGTCGCTGACATCTATCAGGCCCGAGCGATCACGATCGAACAACTCAAAGGCCTCCTGCAGTTCTCGCCTCAGCTCTTCGCTGACCGGGAAGGCGAGGGCCAGTTCCTCCGTCGGGGAGCTCCCCCCGGCAGCACCTTCCTCGCCGCCGCCAGCCTGCGGGAGAGCGGGCCGGCGCCCTCAGGCGGGCGGCACCGGACGCGTTCCCCGGAGCGCTCACCGCGCCACggcctcccccttccctccgcaACCCCCCGCCCGGCCTCAGCGGCCGGGACTGGCCGAgctgccgccccgccggggccgccgccagccccggccgCCCTGGGCGGACCTCGGAGGAGGTACGCCCCGCTCACCATCCCGCCGCCCTCCCAACCACGCTCCTCATTGGCTAGCACTCCTGCTCCTCAGGGAAAGCGCGGCGGCTGATTGGCCGAGACGCAGAAGGGGCGGGACAAGGCCCGCGGGCCCTCGTGCCGATCGCCTCACGAACCGTGAAGCTCAACCGCCAGCCTAACGCATTTATTAAACTAATCACGAACGATAAATTAATTAATCTGACGTAACGTACCCCTTTCTGATGTACCCCTTGTCACTTCCTATTCCTCTGGCTCTCGTGTTAAAACTGGAACTCTGGTTCTACTCCCTACAGCGTTCTGTGCCGGGGTGCGTTCCCGTCcggggcaggggaggctgcACGGAGCACAAAGGAATAAATCAGATTTTGAGGGCGCTCAGATGTCTGCaaaggaggaaggcagaaacCTTCCCGTGCCTGCGAGCAGGAAGGGGCAGACCAGCGGGACGAGGGGAAcagctgaagcagcagaagGCGAGGGAGCTCGTTCCCTTCCCGCACAAGGCAAAAGCCACCCTGCAGCTACTTGTCGGTATTTTTGTGCGCTTCTTTCCACAACTCCGATGGCTTAAAATAAGACACTTTATTTCAAATACAATCTTATATTTGCAGCCACTGAATATTCCTGCGAACGCACAgagctttcagcagcagcactggtaacttttcctcttctttcgCAAAGAGGTTTCTTTAAACGTGTGAACTCACAGCACTAAGTCAAGTTGCAGCAGTCTGTTTACTTCGCTTTCGGTTTAAAGAACATACTAAAAAAGGGGAATGGGATAATCACCAAAAGACAGAGTATAAAGAACTGATCCCTGCAAATATGCCCTATAAAGAGTTCACTATAGCTAGGCCCAAACCAAGACATTAAACCAAAAAGttccagctgctgggaaagagGGGTTTACGCTTTCCTATTTTGAGTCCTCTCTTTTCCAAATCGGAATCATTCGACACATAGTTTTTAATCAGGGAAGGATCAGAACACTGCCACTGAAAAATGTGATTTGTGTATTGAAAACAAAGAGTGCGACCATCTTACGAGCACAAACAAGCCACCGCGGTGCTACACGTAGAGTTTAGCAGCTGGTAactgttcacaaacagaagaTCATCCACTTCAAAATATTGACCTATACTTTCTCCTgtctcaaaagaaataaaagaccGTAAAAAAGTGAGGCACCTACCAAACGTATATACAtatgtgcaaaaataaataaaattctgtttcagtAAAGGCTGGTCTTCTTCATGATCCGCAAGAATTCCTGCTCATTCacttccccatccccatctctATCTGCTTCATCGATCATTTCCTGAAAGATAATTGCATTCAGAAATTAGCCGCAGATTAGACTAGGATTAGGATTATTGGATTCATTCACAATTAGAACCGCTTTTTAGTGAATTGTATTGGAGGGGACAGTGTTAGCTCAACGTCAGACCTACCATGCtacaaaatatttactaaaCTAGATGCTAATAGATTTTTGTAGATATATTTATACAAAAATATGCAtagaaaatgttgttttataGGAACTGTCCTGGAAGAAACAAAGTGCTTGGAGCAGAGTTGTTCCTTTTACATCACTTTAACTCCATGAAACTGCAATTCTACTGAGGCAATTTCAACAGCCAGGTATGCCTAACCCATCGTTGGCCTCAGAATCCATTTCCCCATTACAAACTGACAGCAGCTCTTCCACTTCTGCCAGGAGAGAGGGAGCAGATTTTCCTAACAGTGCAAGCGTAAAGATCCCACAGGATGTTAGAGGACAGCGCCTAAACCTGAGAGCCTTTACCTAAAGGCTAACCCTGAGAGGGCTTCCTTTCCCCGCTGAGGTGGGGATCCTCATCCCTTACTCTCGCTGCGGGCTCTAGTGCTTTGCAGACCACTCAGAGCGATGGCTCAGCTCTCCAGACAGAAGGAGAATTAGAGAGCGACTAATTACATAGGTTTTAAATGAATGTAAATGCGAAACCAAGTTAACACACGAACGTTCCGTGACTGCTTTCCCACTCAAGGGCACAGCAGAATCTGGACCCGTCTATGATCACCACACACAAAGGCAGACAGCGAGTGTTTGTGTATGAAATGGTTTCAAATCCAGGTACAAACCTGCAGCTCTTCGTCTGTGAGGTTCTCCCCCAGTTCTTTGGCAACACGTTTGAGGTTTTTGAAAGAGATTTTGCCAGTTTCGTCATCATCAAAGAGTTTGAAAGCTTTGAGGATTTCCTCTTTGGAATCTTTTTCAGCCTTAAAGAAGGAAGCATGAGTTTAAGGAAAAAACGTAGTGGTTACATTGTAGGTAATACTCGATGTGAAGTCGTAGAAGACAAGCATCAGAAAGACTGAGAAGCTCTCTTAAGAGCAAATGCGAAGAAGCCCGCCAGCAGGAAGCGTACGTGCAAAAGCTgaaggcagacagagacagTGATGCTTCCAGACCCTCAGGGTTTCaggggaatttttttctttcctagccaGCCAGACGCCTTTGCGATTTCAGTATCAGGATCTTCCACTGTTAAATAGCTGTTTTTACTCAGcatgttttaagatttttaaaaccagagaTTTCACCTTTAAATCTCTTAAAACTCAAGCAAAGAAAAGACAGTGCATTGCTACAGTCATCTGTGTCACATGTCAATACCCCAACAGCTTTCTGCAGACAGACCTTGTTTTGGTCTGTGATAAAaatcttgattttgtttttccttttttctcatacaCACGCACAAAACCAACTGCTACAGAAACTTGTTAACAGCATAATTATTTCAACCACACCTTGAAAAATGGGATAGGATAGTCCCTGTCCTGCAATTCtaacttttatatattttgttgttAAGATTAAAGTAGAGCTTTCACCTTCCACTAAAACCAACAGGAGATGGAAGGCACTCAGCCATTTTCAAAACGGCTTTCACTTTGACTTTTAAAATCGACATACCATTTTCTGTGTCATCACTACCAAGAAGTCGTTGAAGCTGATTTTTCCTGATCCTTCCTTATCAATATCTGATATCATTTTCTTGATCTCTTCTTTTTTAGGTTCAAACCCTAGTGCTCTCATGGCCACCtgtaaggacaaaaaaaaatattctgaaaatcaTACAAACCTATAAAAAAAACTTCAGGGGGTAAAAAAAGTTGAACTTTACACCCTGTCATGTTAAAACACGCATTATGTGtctgaaggaaaacagcaaggtAAGGGGCAGACCTAGAGCAAAGTTTCTCCGCACACGAGGGCATACCAAGATGCAGAAGACAGGTGTGCTGCCATTCGTATCCCGCACTTGTCCTTCAGCTAATTCAGAAACATTCTTACCGTCacacccaccacccccagctCAGAACTGGCAAGGATTTGGAGGGTAAGGCTGTGTAGCAGAGTCTtgggagaaatattttctctgagaAAAATTGGGTTCTTAGGTAAAGTCTTAGCATACCTATTTTGGTATATACTTTCTTAATTTCTTGTGATGGGCACCCAGAGTATAAGCGAGTCCCActtcaattaatattttgaagggAAAATCCCAAACTGTTACACAGCACTGTGGATAGCAGTTTCCAAGGCAAATGGAAAACTGAATGTTATGCATTCCTGTCAAGGGAATTGCTGCTAGCATTGCCTTTGCTATGAGAAACAAGACactgaataataattttttaaaaagagcttaTCTTTGTAAGAAAGACGACTAAATGGCAGACCCAGAACCATCTCAGCAAAATAACTTCAAGACAAGTGACTCCATTGAAGAAGTTTCCATCATACCTGCAACGCTACCAAACTCTGACGGCCTGATCTGATGGCACAGATGTGGAAGGCCTTAAGCTGGTAGACCACAGGGAACTTAAATcagttaatttttcattctaGTGACAAAACTCTCTTTCAATGAATGCTGGGGAAACACAGTTCAAACACTCTGTGTTTTGCCTTTCTGACAAAGCTCCTACAGCGGCACATCGCAGGATGCCTTCACCTGCAGACCTGTGCACGCACACCTGCACGcttcactttttcctcctttgataAAGGGACAAGCGGCAAGTTTAAAACCAGGTCTCCTCCCTGTGGTCGTAAGTGATACGGACATCCAGCAGCAAATAGGAAGGGCGaattctgaaagcaaaaggagCCCTAATTTATTGATTACTGTTCTTCCCAAAGGACAGGGTGGAGTGGGGAGGCACTGAAAGTGTTTTGCagtaaataaaagcatgaaaattaatAACATCGGTGTATTCTATAGCTCAGATAACCTAACTTGCAAAGCATGCAATCCTCAACAACACataagagggggaaaaaacccctacCTTTTTAATATGCACAAACCCTTTTTGATGTTTTACTGACAGAGAAggtacagaaaatacagaactatCAATGTTTAAAGCCTGGCTCTAAAGACACCTGATAACAGCAGGAAAGAGTtataattaaacagaaaaatgtacatGTTGACAACAAGGATTTatgctggggggtggggggtgggaatcTCTCCCTTCCTGTTCAAGGCCATTTAGGCGTTTATGCCCCTATTACTTTATAACCTCGGCAGAACTGCGCTTTTACCAGtaggaaaacaggaaagttGTTACCTTGAGCTCCTTGACATCGATGTTCCCGGTGCCGTCCGTGTCAAACAGGTCGAACGCCTCCCGGatctcctgcctctgctcctccGTCAGCTCCAGCTTGGGACTCGCTTTCTTCCTCTGGGACGCGGCTCCCAGCGGGGCCTTCGAAAAGCCGGaggccttggcacagcaacacaAGAGCAGAGGAtcagcccgccgccgcctcaaCCCCCGGCCCGcagcgcggcggccccgggctgACAGGGGCCtcccccgcggggccgggagcggcggcggagcagcgcggggccggggccgctcccACCGCACTCACCATCCCCGCGGCTCCGGTCCCGACAGGCCCAGACACAGTACCGCCCTTTCCCATTGGCTAACGCCCCTACGCCGTTGCTGTGGCAACCTCGCTCCTATTTGGTGGCGAGCCGGGCGCGGGAGGCGTTGAGGGAGTAGCTATTGGTCAACACAAGGCTGGGGCGGATCCAAGAGGTGACATATCGGGGAGAAAagcctcccctccttccctcaaCGCGATTGGCCAAAAGGGAGAGGCCGCGGGCCAATCAGCGAGCGATAGCCGGCTAGCGCGATGCTCAGCCCAGGGGCCGCGGAAGGAGAAGAGGCGGGATCTGGCGGAGTGGGCGGGCTCTGTCGGAACCATCCGCGCTGATTGGTGAGAGGGAGGGGgtgggctggggcgggggcggAGCCTGCGCTGAGGGCGGGCAGCAGAGGGTTGAGGCGCCGGCGGTGCGGTGAGTGGAGAGGGGTCGGTGTGAGGGGCCgtgggggctgcagagcctgcggaggctgcagggctgtggggtgggtggcGGGGGAAGCGGGGGTGTGAGAAGAGCGGCGGTGTGAGGGAGGGCAGGTAGGGAGGGgtgtgagggagggagggagggagggagggaggcaggccgggcgggcgggcgggcaggcaggctgTAGGAGGGCTGTGAGGAAAGCTGGGGGTGTGTGGAGGGCGGCTGAAGGGGTGTGAGGAGCGGGGGCTCTGGGAGGGGGAtgctggaagagctggaggGAAACTGGAGGCGGAGCAGTTCATAAATTGCGTTTTGGATTGTGGTAAGGCCTGTGTTAAGGGAGACCTGGGGGTAGAAGAAGGGGCAACTGGAGGGTGGATCACCCTATGCCCACACCTTAAAAACAGCTTGGTGTTCCTCGCCGGACAGGCCCCATTCCTACCTTTTTGGGCTTTTTCCTTGCCGATTAAAAgggcttttcagaaaaaaaaaaaaagagtgctaAACTGTGTAGCTTGTAGAGTGAGCCAGTCCAACAGATGTATTTGCTTGTGTGACGCCTGGTACTGTGATAATTTTATAGCAACATTGGTGTAGATGTTCCTGGATCTCATCCAGTTGTGTTGGCGCTGGTGTTCGTGAAGCAGAGATGGGTCAGAGGGGGCTCTGGCTGAAAACCAACCCTGGCAGGAAATGATTCATTTTCAGCTAGCCTtgatccatcccagcacatgAATGGTAGGAGGTAGGGGAAGCACTGACTAGGAGTAAGGAGAATCAAATCAACCTCCAGAGCAGTAGTTTATCATAATGATGGTTTAAAGTGATTGTAAAGCCATCAGAATTCTTTGTGTGTAGCTTGTCTCTATGTTGGAAACGGATCTAAATAGGCAAGTtgtcttttcctgtcttttgacTACACCCCACACAGCAGGATCCCACCTGAGTTGGGAATGTTGTCTGCTATTTCTGGAAGGAAGAGcgtatttttaattaaactggTGGCATCAACAGCCTGTGACATGAAAATGTGGAAAATCTCAGCGTTGGCTCCCCTCTCTTTGCTGATGGGTGCCAGCGAGGGCCGGCGTTTCTTCCACCTGTGTCTGCCGCTGCGGAACAGGGGGGTGCGGTGCTCCCAAAGTGCTtgaacttcagttttattttgctgctccTAACACCCTTGAGCAACTGTATTTTTGAAGAGGACGTTGCCAAAACCTGCAATTGCATTCATGTTATTTGGAGTATAAATATTCAGACTTGAAGGAAGTGCATGAAACCAATACTAGCTAAAATAAGATGGTGCCTTTGTTGTCAAGGGTATTTGATTAATAATAAAGTTATGCCTTTGAGAAAGCTATTTGATGTCGCTGTTACTCTTGTACTGCTTATTTTGTTCAGTGGGGCAGAAAGAAT
Coding sequences:
- the LOC104043386 gene encoding centrin-2 produces the protein MGKGGTVSGPVGTGAAGMASGFSKAPLGAASQRKKASPKLELTEEQRQEIREAFDLFDTDGTGNIDVKELKVAMRALGFEPKKEEIKKMISDIDKEGSGKISFNDFLVVMTQKMAEKDSKEEILKAFKLFDDDETGKISFKNLKRVAKELGENLTDEELQEMIDEADRDGDGEVNEQEFLRIMKKTSLY